A single genomic interval of Rhodopseudomonas palustris harbors:
- a CDS encoding type II toxin-antitoxin system VapC family toxin, whose protein sequence is MDASAALAMFLDEREHLANDEVFESLADQQFVVPAHWHAEIGNALTTNVRRGRLAPDKLEYALHNLKILEVITQSPPELDDVAGTVRRALDSGLTYYDELYVRLAEVRNLPLFTFDGQMRKAARQRGIEILPV, encoded by the coding sequence ATGGACGCATCCGCCGCCCTGGCGATGTTTCTGGATGAGCGCGAGCACCTCGCCAACGATGAGGTGTTTGAAAGTTTAGCGGACCAGCAATTCGTTGTCCCGGCGCATTGGCACGCTGAAATCGGCAATGCGCTTACCACGAACGTTCGCCGCGGCCGGCTTGCTCCCGACAAGCTCGAATACGCGCTGCACAACCTGAAGATTCTCGAGGTGATCACGCAATCACCCCCCGAGCTCGACGATGTCGCCGGCACCGTTCGCAGGGCGCTGGATTCCGGGCTGACCTATTACGATGAACTGTATGTCCGGCTGGCCGAGGTCAGGAACCTGCCGCTCTTCACTTTTGACGGCCAGATGCGAAAAGCGGCGCGCCAGCGCGGCATTGAAATCCTTCCTGTGTGA
- a CDS encoding type II toxin-antitoxin system Phd/YefM family antitoxin, translated as MKQVGIFEAKTHLSSLLDEVESGAEVTITRHGKPVARLVQASSELSAEAIARRRQAIRNLRSLARELKLNPTHDEIKSWINEGRR; from the coding sequence ATGAAGCAGGTCGGCATTTTCGAAGCAAAGACCCACCTGTCGAGCCTTCTCGACGAGGTTGAAAGCGGTGCCGAAGTGACAATCACGCGGCACGGAAAGCCTGTCGCACGACTGGTCCAGGCGAGTAGCGAGCTGTCAGCCGAAGCGATCGCACGACGGCGCCAGGCGATCCGCAATTTGCGCAGCTTGGCGCGCGAGCTGAAGCTGAATCCGACTCACGACGAGATTAAGAGCTGGATCAACGAGGGCCGGCGTTGA
- the scpA gene encoding methylmalonyl-CoA mutase has translation MSKIPNFAEIAFQPTAAPAPAGEAQPWLTPEGILVKPGYSEADVAGIDFLDTWPGVAPFLRGPYPTMYVNQPWTIRQYAGFSTAEDSNAFYRRNLAAGQKGLSVAFDLATHRGYDSDHPRVAGDVGMAGVAIDSIYDMRTLFAGIPLDQMSVSMTMNGAVLPILALYVAAAEEQGVSPEKLSGTIQNDILKEFMVRNTYIYPPVPSMRIISDIFAYTSQKMPKFNSISISGYHMQEAGATQDLELAYTLADGVEYVRAGIAAGLDVDKFAPRLSFFWAIGMNFFMEVAKMRAARLLWAKLLTQFDPKQQKSLSLRTHCQTSGWSLTAQDVFNNVSRTTIEAMAATQGHTQSLHTNALDEALALPTDFSARIARNTQLFLQQESGTTRIIDPWGGSYYVERLTHDIAVKAWAHIQEVEALGGMAKAIEAGVPKLRIEEAAAKTQARIDTGRQSVIGVNKYKPTDETPIDVLKVDNSTVRRLQIDKLGRLKKERVQADVDAALLALTRSASEGNGNLLALAIDAARKKATVGEISDALEKVYGRHRAEIKSITGVYKREVASMADRMEKVQALIDAFEDAEGRRPRILVAKIGQDGHDRGQKVIASAFADIGFDVDIGPLFATAEEAARQAVENDVHILGVSSLAAAHLTAVPELKAALKKQGREDIMIIIGGVVPPQDYDALYKSGAEAIFPPGTVIADAAEELIHKLNARLGHSSQAAE, from the coding sequence ATGAGCAAGATTCCGAACTTCGCCGAGATCGCATTCCAGCCCACTGCCGCCCCTGCCCCTGCAGGTGAGGCCCAGCCGTGGCTGACGCCCGAAGGCATTCTGGTCAAGCCGGGCTACTCCGAGGCGGATGTCGCCGGCATCGATTTTCTCGACACCTGGCCGGGCGTCGCGCCGTTCCTGCGCGGCCCCTACCCGACCATGTACGTCAACCAGCCGTGGACGATCCGGCAATATGCCGGCTTCTCGACCGCTGAAGATTCCAACGCGTTCTATCGCCGCAACCTCGCCGCCGGTCAGAAGGGCCTGTCGGTGGCGTTCGACCTCGCCACTCACCGCGGCTACGACTCCGATCATCCGCGCGTCGCCGGCGACGTCGGCATGGCCGGCGTGGCGATCGACTCGATCTACGACATGCGCACGCTGTTCGCCGGCATCCCGCTCGACCAGATGAGCGTGTCGATGACCATGAACGGCGCGGTGCTGCCGATCCTGGCGCTGTACGTCGCCGCCGCCGAGGAACAGGGCGTCTCCCCGGAAAAGCTGTCGGGCACCATTCAGAACGACATTCTGAAAGAGTTCATGGTGCGCAACACCTACATCTATCCGCCGGTGCCCTCGATGCGGATCATCTCCGACATCTTCGCCTACACCTCGCAGAAGATGCCGAAGTTCAACTCGATTTCGATCTCCGGCTATCACATGCAGGAAGCCGGCGCGACGCAGGACCTCGAGCTCGCTTATACGCTCGCCGACGGCGTCGAATACGTCCGCGCCGGCATCGCGGCCGGTCTCGACGTCGACAAATTCGCGCCGCGGCTGTCGTTCTTCTGGGCGATCGGCATGAACTTCTTCATGGAAGTCGCCAAGATGCGCGCCGCGCGCCTGTTGTGGGCCAAGCTGCTGACGCAGTTCGACCCGAAGCAGCAGAAGTCGCTGAGCTTGCGCACGCACTGCCAGACCTCCGGCTGGTCTCTGACCGCGCAGGACGTGTTCAACAACGTCTCCCGGACAACTATCGAAGCGATGGCGGCCACTCAGGGCCACACCCAGTCGCTGCACACCAACGCGCTCGACGAAGCGCTGGCGCTGCCGACCGACTTCTCTGCTAGAATCGCGCGCAACACCCAGCTGTTCCTGCAGCAGGAGAGCGGCACCACAAGGATCATCGATCCGTGGGGCGGCTCGTACTATGTCGAACGGCTGACCCACGACATCGCGGTGAAGGCCTGGGCTCACATCCAGGAAGTCGAAGCGCTCGGCGGCATGGCCAAGGCGATCGAAGCCGGCGTGCCGAAGCTGCGCATCGAGGAAGCTGCCGCCAAGACCCAGGCGCGGATCGACACCGGCCGGCAGTCGGTGATCGGCGTCAACAAGTACAAGCCGACCGATGAAACTCCGATCGACGTGCTCAAGGTCGACAATTCGACCGTGCGCCGGCTGCAGATCGACAAGCTCGGCCGGCTGAAGAAGGAGCGCGTCCAGGCCGATGTTGACGCCGCGTTATTGGCGCTGACCCGCTCGGCTTCGGAAGGCAACGGCAACCTGTTGGCGCTGGCGATCGATGCGGCGCGCAAGAAAGCCACCGTCGGCGAAATCTCCGACGCGCTGGAGAAGGTCTATGGCCGGCATCGCGCCGAGATCAAGTCGATCACCGGCGTCTACAAGCGGGAGGTCGCATCGATGGCGGACCGGATGGAGAAGGTGCAAGCGCTGATCGACGCGTTCGAGGACGCCGAGGGCCGTCGCCCGCGTATCCTGGTCGCCAAGATCGGCCAGGACGGCCACGACCGCGGCCAGAAGGTGATCGCCTCGGCGTTCGCCGACATAGGCTTTGACGTCGACATCGGGCCGCTGTTCGCCACCGCCGAAGAGGCGGCGCGGCAGGCAGTGGAGAACGACGTCCACATTCTCGGCGTGTCGTCGCTGGCCGCCGCGCATCTCACCGCGGTCCCGGAACTCAAGGCCGCGCTGAAGAAGCAGGGCCGCGAGGACATCATGATCATCATCGGCGGCGTGGTCCCGCCGCAGGACTACGACGCGCTCTATAAGTCCGGCGCCGAAGCGATCTTCCCGCCCGGCACGGTGATCGCCGACGCCGCCGAGGAGCTGATCCACAAGCTGAACGCCCGCCTCGGCCATTCCAGCCAGGCGGCGGAGTAG
- a CDS encoding GFA family protein, with product MTGTGKAVLSGGCQCGAIRYALSAPPLSTALCHCRMCQKATGAPFASMAEVAKDNFAWTRGQPASFRSSSVAERDFCKDCGTPLGYRLMFCDSIEILTGTFDRPDRVVPTMQYGTEARLGWTGTIANLPSKTTLQNYGPDRLAQVFSYQQPDHD from the coding sequence ATGACGGGGACCGGCAAAGCGGTGCTCTCCGGCGGCTGCCAGTGCGGCGCGATCCGCTACGCGCTGTCGGCGCCGCCGCTGAGCACGGCGCTGTGCCATTGCCGGATGTGCCAGAAGGCGACCGGGGCACCGTTCGCCTCTATGGCCGAGGTCGCCAAGGACAACTTTGCCTGGACCCGCGGCCAGCCTGCGTCGTTCCGCTCCTCCTCGGTCGCCGAGCGCGACTTCTGCAAGGATTGCGGCACCCCGCTGGGCTATCGGCTGATGTTCTGCGACAGCATCGAGATCCTGACCGGAACTTTCGATCGGCCGGACCGGGTGGTCCCGACAATGCAATACGGCACCGAAGCAAGGCTCGGTTGGACCGGCACGATCGCGAACCTGCCGAGCAAGACCACGCTGCAGAACTACGGGCCCGACAGGCTGGCACAAGTGTTCAGCTATCAGCAGCCGGACCACGATTAA
- a CDS encoding methylmalonyl-CoA mutase subunit beta: MSSANQELRLAADFAPAGYEDWRKLVDGVLKGAPFEKLISKSYDGIQIDPIYVRARDAAPIAGRAPAAPWRIMQRVDHPEPKEANKQALQDLENGATGLTLVFAGSVGARGFGLPATQEAIAQVLEGVHLDAGIAIELQFPPQSCDVVRHLADLIKSRGTDPAACDIRFGIDPLGARAVQGSSATDWSEIAKGLGDVAAGLASTGFKGPFLVADGRVIHDAGGSEAQELAYVLGCSVAYLRALEAAGVSPEAARGMIYARLSADADQFLTLSKFRALRLLWARIEQACGLAPKPLVVAAETAWRMLTQRDPYVNMLRATMATFAAALGGANSVQVLPHTLALGLPDSFARRVARNTQLILLEESNLDKVADPAAGAGGIEALTKELCDAAWSQFQEIERAGGALAALQAGLIQPKVAAIRAARDKAIAKRRDVLTGASEFPNLHEAQAKVLDVKPAAVPPAGEAKISFTALTPIRVATPFETLRDKSDAVLAAKASRPKVFLANLGTPADFTARATFTKSFFETGGIEAIDSEGFTDAAALADAFKASGAAFACLCSSDKAYPTYAAAAAQALRAAGAKRIYLAGRPGEQESALREAGVQEFVFAGGDALATLSDAWKGIEAA; the protein is encoded by the coding sequence ATGTCTTCTGCAAACCAAGAGCTGCGGCTCGCCGCCGATTTCGCCCCGGCCGGCTATGAGGACTGGCGCAAGCTGGTCGACGGCGTGCTGAAGGGCGCACCGTTCGAGAAGCTGATCAGCAAGAGCTACGACGGCATCCAGATCGATCCGATCTACGTGCGGGCGCGCGACGCCGCACCGATCGCCGGCCGTGCTCCCGCGGCACCATGGCGGATCATGCAGCGGGTCGATCACCCCGAGCCAAAGGAAGCCAACAAGCAGGCCCTGCAGGACCTCGAAAACGGCGCCACCGGCCTGACGCTGGTGTTCGCAGGCAGCGTCGGCGCGCGCGGCTTCGGTCTGCCAGCCACGCAGGAAGCCATCGCGCAGGTGCTGGAGGGTGTCCATCTCGACGCCGGCATCGCGATCGAACTGCAGTTCCCGCCGCAATCCTGTGACGTGGTCCGCCACCTCGCCGACCTGATCAAGAGCCGCGGCACCGACCCGGCAGCCTGCGATATCCGCTTCGGCATCGATCCCCTCGGCGCGCGCGCCGTGCAGGGATCCAGCGCCACCGACTGGAGCGAGATCGCCAAGGGCCTCGGCGACGTTGCCGCCGGCCTCGCCAGCACCGGGTTCAAGGGCCCGTTCCTGGTCGCCGACGGCCGCGTGATCCACGACGCCGGCGGTTCGGAGGCGCAGGAGCTGGCTTACGTGCTCGGCTGCAGCGTCGCCTATCTGCGGGCGCTGGAGGCCGCCGGCGTGTCTCCCGAAGCCGCCCGCGGCATGATCTACGCGCGGCTGTCGGCGGACGCCGATCAATTCCTCACCCTGTCGAAGTTCCGCGCGCTGCGCCTCTTGTGGGCGCGGATCGAACAGGCCTGCGGCCTCGCGCCCAAGCCGCTGGTCGTCGCCGCCGAGACCGCGTGGCGGATGCTGACCCAGCGCGACCCTTACGTGAACATGCTGCGCGCCACGATGGCGACGTTCGCCGCCGCACTCGGCGGGGCTAACTCGGTGCAGGTGCTGCCGCACACGCTGGCGCTAGGCCTGCCAGATAGCTTCGCGCGCCGCGTCGCTCGCAACACGCAGTTGATCCTGCTGGAAGAGTCCAACCTCGACAAGGTCGCCGATCCGGCTGCCGGTGCCGGCGGCATCGAAGCGCTGACCAAGGAGCTGTGCGACGCCGCCTGGTCCCAGTTCCAGGAGATCGAGCGCGCCGGCGGCGCGCTCGCCGCGCTGCAGGCCGGGCTGATCCAGCCGAAGGTTGCGGCGATCCGCGCCGCTCGCGACAAGGCGATAGCCAAACGCCGCGACGTTCTGACCGGCGCCTCCGAGTTCCCGAACCTGCACGAGGCACAGGCCAAGGTGCTCGACGTCAAGCCAGCCGCGGTACCGCCCGCCGGTGAGGCGAAGATCAGCTTCACGGCGCTGACGCCGATCCGCGTTGCGACGCCGTTCGAGACCCTGCGCGACAAGTCCGATGCGGTGCTCGCCGCCAAGGCGTCGCGGCCCAAGGTGTTCCTCGCCAATCTCGGCACGCCGGCCGACTTCACCGCGCGCGCCACCTTTACCAAGAGCTTCTTCGAGACCGGCGGCATCGAGGCGATCGACAGCGAAGGCTTCACCGATGCGGCTGCGCTCGCCGACGCCTTCAAGGCGTCCGGTGCGGCGTTCGCGTGCCTGTGCTCGTCCGACAAGGCCTACCCGACCTATGCGGCCGCGGCCGCCCAGGCGCTGCGCGCCGCAGGCGCCAAGCGGATCTATCTGGCCGGCCGCCCCGGCGAGCAGGAGAGCGCGCTGCGCGAAGCCGGGGTGCAGGAGTTCGTGTTCGCCGGCGGCGACGCGCTGGCGACGCTCAGTGACGCCTGGAAGGGCATCGAAGCGGCATGA
- the folK gene encoding 2-amino-4-hydroxy-6-hydroxymethyldihydropteridine diphosphokinase: MPRALIALGGNVGDVRATFDKAIANICGMTQAELIARSPDYATPPWGDEQQDRFVNACVAIETALDPHALLFTLHKIEKRFGRDRANERRWGPRTLDLDLIAYDDAVINRPDLTLPHPRLFERAFVLVPLLDIVPDPVIAGRSLKDALAGLSTAGIERLPDRD, encoded by the coding sequence ATGCCGCGCGCCCTGATCGCGCTCGGCGGCAATGTCGGCGACGTCCGCGCCACCTTCGACAAGGCGATCGCCAACATCTGTGGCATGACCCAAGCCGAACTAATCGCGCGTTCCCCGGACTACGCGACGCCGCCGTGGGGCGATGAACAGCAGGACCGCTTCGTCAATGCCTGCGTGGCGATCGAAACCGCGCTCGATCCGCACGCGCTCTTGTTCACGCTGCACAAAATCGAGAAGCGCTTCGGCCGCGACCGCGCCAACGAACGGCGCTGGGGACCGCGCACGCTCGACCTCGACCTGATCGCCTACGACGACGCGGTAATCAATCGGCCGGACCTGACGCTGCCGCATCCGCGGCTGTTCGAGCGCGCCTTCGTGCTGGTGCCGCTGCTCGACATCGTGCCGGATCCGGTGATCGCCGGCCGCTCGCTGAAAGACGCCCTCGCCGGGCTGTCGACCGCGGGGATCGAACGGCTGCCAGACCGCGACTGA
- the folB gene encoding dihydroneopterin aldolase, producing MNDTIFISGLVLHARHGVMEHETEVGQRFVIDLELTADLSESSRTDRLSDTVSYSNVVACTTAAFKDANYRLLERAAGAVADAILASFDKITAVKVTVHKPHAPIPAIFEDVGVIITRRRS from the coding sequence ATGAACGACACCATCTTCATTTCCGGCTTGGTGCTGCACGCCCGCCACGGCGTGATGGAGCACGAGACCGAAGTCGGCCAGCGCTTCGTGATCGACCTCGAGCTTACCGCCGATCTGTCGGAGTCCTCGCGCACCGACCGGCTGTCCGACACGGTGTCGTATTCGAACGTGGTGGCGTGTACCACCGCGGCGTTCAAGGATGCCAACTACCGGTTGCTCGAGCGCGCCGCAGGCGCGGTGGCCGATGCGATCCTTGCGAGCTTCGACAAGATCACCGCGGTGAAGGTGACGGTGCATAAGCCGCACGCGCCGATCCCGGCGATCTTCGAGGACGTCGGCGTGATCATCACCCGCAGGCGGAGCTGA
- the folP gene encoding dihydropteroate synthase, with amino-acid sequence MIASPSLPASPAAPATPSQLRDLLVRPAAAVMGILNVTPDSFSDGGDYLAPEQACAHAAEMIADGAEIIDIGAESTRPYGSQPVTAAEELRRLQPVLEAVVALGTPVSIDTMKADVAAWALDHGAAIANDVWGLQRDPEMAGVIAARRAPVIVMHNRDAADPAIDIVADINAFFERSLTIATKAGIAEELIVLDPGIGFGKTPQQSMITLARLREFSSFGRPLLIGASRKRFISTIVPSEPKQRLGGSLAAHLIAVENGAKIIRAHDVAATSQALKVAHAIRDSR; translated from the coding sequence ATGATCGCCTCCCCATCGCTGCCCGCATCGCCCGCCGCTCCGGCCACGCCGTCACAGCTGCGCGATCTGCTGGTGCGTCCCGCCGCGGCGGTGATGGGCATTCTCAACGTCACACCGGATTCTTTCTCCGACGGCGGCGATTATCTCGCCCCCGAGCAGGCCTGCGCCCATGCGGCCGAGATGATCGCCGATGGCGCCGAGATCATCGACATCGGTGCGGAGTCCACCCGCCCCTACGGCTCCCAGCCGGTGACCGCGGCTGAAGAGCTGCGGCGGCTGCAGCCCGTGCTGGAAGCGGTGGTCGCGCTCGGCACGCCGGTGTCGATCGACACCATGAAGGCCGACGTCGCCGCCTGGGCACTCGACCATGGTGCCGCGATCGCCAACGACGTGTGGGGATTGCAGCGCGATCCGGAGATGGCGGGCGTGATTGCAGCGCGCCGCGCCCCGGTGATCGTGATGCACAATCGCGACGCGGCCGATCCAGCCATCGACATCGTCGCCGACATCAACGCGTTCTTCGAACGCTCGCTGACGATCGCCACCAAGGCCGGGATCGCCGAGGAGCTGATCGTGCTCGATCCCGGCATCGGCTTCGGCAAGACGCCGCAGCAGAGCATGATCACCCTGGCGCGGCTGCGCGAGTTCTCGAGCTTCGGCCGCCCGCTGCTCATCGGCGCCTCGCGCAAACGTTTTATTAGTACGATCGTGCCGAGCGAACCGAAGCAGCGGCTCGGCGGTTCGCTCGCCGCGCATCTGATCGCCGTCGAGAACGGCGCCAAGATCATCCGCGCGCACGACGTCGCCGCGACCTCGCAGGCACTGAAAGTCGCCCACGCCATCAGGGACAGCCGATGA
- a CDS encoding DUF4332 domain-containing protein, with protein sequence MTYPIAQLDGITEVAASKLKSVGIRTTEALLEAARTVKGRKALAAKTGLTEQQLLQWANLADCMRVPGLGKAKADLLRAAGVSTLREFTHRNPARLAQNMKEANLKRKLVRALPSEKEVGQLIEQARKLPLKITY encoded by the coding sequence ATGACATATCCAATCGCTCAGCTCGATGGCATCACTGAGGTTGCCGCGAGCAAATTGAAATCGGTAGGAATTCGCACCACCGAAGCGCTGCTCGAAGCCGCACGGACCGTGAAGGGCCGCAAGGCGCTCGCCGCGAAGACCGGCCTCACCGAACAGCAATTGCTGCAATGGGCCAACCTTGCCGACTGCATGCGGGTTCCCGGGCTCGGCAAGGCGAAGGCCGATCTGCTGCGCGCCGCCGGCGTCTCGACGCTGCGCGAATTCACCCACCGCAATCCGGCGCGGCTGGCGCAGAACATGAAAGAGGCCAATCTCAAGCGCAAACTGGTGCGCGCCCTGCCCTCCGAGAAAGAAGTCGGGCAACTGATCGAACAGGCACGCAAGCTGCCATTGAAAATTACCTACTAA
- a CDS encoding helicase HerA-like domain-containing protein: MAASGIASGDTEDKIFIGKGEQPAWLTLALANRHGLVTGATGTGKTVSLQVMAEGFARAGVPVFAADIKGDLSGIAEVGEAKDFILKRAQEIGLNFQPDQFTTVFWDVFGEQGHPVRATVSEMGPLLLSRMLDLNDVQEGVLNVAFRVADDMGLPLMDMKDLRAMLDAIAPIAQKVADNGDVNADIRQAAQSLGNVTKQTVGTIQRQLLVLENQGGEKFFGEPALQLKDFIRTDSQGRGLVNILVADKLMTNPRLYATFLLWMLSELFEELPEVGDPDKPKLVFFFDEAHLLFNDAPKPLMDKIEQVVRLIRSKGVGVYFITQNPIDVPDRVLAQLGNRLQHALRAFTPRDQKAVAAAADTFRPNPKLDTAKAITELGKGEALVSFLEGNGTPAMVERVLVRPPSARIGPITPEERKAIIAASPVRGKYDTAVDSESAYEKLRARIDGKSASEGPAPGEGGILGQLGGLFSTVFGTNTPRGKLTTGQLVARNVARTVATTVVGGVAAELGKKVGGSLGSSVGRSIVRGTLGGMLRR, from the coding sequence ATGGCGGCGAGCGGCATCGCGAGCGGTGATACCGAAGACAAGATTTTTATCGGTAAAGGCGAACAGCCGGCGTGGTTGACGTTGGCGCTCGCCAATCGTCACGGCCTGGTCACCGGCGCCACCGGTACAGGCAAAACAGTGTCGCTGCAGGTGATGGCGGAAGGCTTTGCGCGCGCCGGCGTACCGGTATTTGCAGCCGACATCAAAGGCGATCTATCCGGTATCGCCGAGGTCGGCGAGGCCAAGGACTTCATCCTCAAGCGCGCCCAGGAGATCGGGTTGAATTTCCAGCCCGATCAGTTCACCACCGTGTTCTGGGACGTGTTCGGCGAGCAGGGCCATCCGGTGCGCGCCACCGTTTCCGAGATGGGGCCGCTGCTGCTGTCGCGGATGCTCGATCTCAACGACGTGCAGGAAGGCGTGCTCAACGTCGCATTCCGTGTCGCCGACGACATGGGCCTGCCGCTGATGGACATGAAGGATCTGCGTGCGATGCTGGATGCGATCGCGCCGATCGCCCAGAAGGTCGCGGACAACGGCGATGTCAACGCCGACATTCGCCAGGCTGCGCAGTCGCTCGGCAACGTCACCAAGCAGACCGTCGGCACCATCCAACGTCAGCTTCTGGTCCTGGAAAATCAGGGCGGCGAGAAGTTCTTCGGCGAGCCTGCGCTGCAGCTCAAAGACTTCATCCGCACCGACAGCCAGGGCCGCGGCCTCGTCAATATTCTGGTCGCCGACAAGCTGATGACCAATCCGCGGCTGTACGCGACCTTCCTGCTGTGGATGCTGTCGGAACTGTTCGAGGAGCTGCCGGAAGTCGGCGATCCCGACAAGCCGAAGCTGGTGTTCTTCTTCGACGAGGCGCACCTGCTGTTCAACGACGCGCCGAAGCCGTTGATGGACAAAATTGAACAGGTGGTGCGGCTGATCCGCTCCAAGGGCGTGGGCGTGTACTTCATCACCCAGAACCCGATCGACGTGCCCGACCGGGTGCTGGCGCAGCTTGGCAATCGCTTGCAGCACGCGTTGCGCGCGTTCACGCCGCGCGACCAGAAGGCAGTGGCGGCTGCGGCCGACACGTTTCGGCCGAACCCGAAGCTCGATACCGCTAAGGCGATCACCGAGCTCGGCAAGGGCGAGGCGCTGGTGTCGTTCCTCGAAGGCAACGGCACGCCGGCGATGGTCGAGCGCGTGCTGGTGCGGCCGCCGTCGGCGCGGATCGGGCCGATCACGCCGGAGGAGCGCAAGGCGATCATCGCCGCGAGCCCGGTGAGGGGCAAATACGACACCGCGGTGGATTCCGAATCCGCCTACGAGAAGCTGCGCGCCCGGATCGACGGCAAGTCGGCGAGTGAAGGCCCTGCACCGGGCGAGGGCGGCATTCTCGGTCAGCTCGGCGGGCTGTTCTCGACCGTGTTCGGCACCAACACGCCGCGCGGCAAGCTCACCACCGGTCAACTCGTCGCCCGCAATGTCGCCCGCACCGTCGCCACCACGGTGGTCGGCGGCGTCGCCGCCGAGCTCGGCAAGAAGGTCGGCGGATCGCTCGGCAGCTCGGTCGGTCGCTCGATCGTGCGTGGCACGCTGGGCGGAATGCTGCGACGGTAA
- a CDS encoding M20/M25/M40 family metallo-hydrolase — MSASSHVQTVLARADADFDSALQRLFALLRIKSISADPAFAADCKAAAEHLCADIASIGFDAEVRPTAGHPAIVAKAKSNTGNRPHALFYGHYDVQPVDPLELWHRPPFEPVIADHADGRKIIVARGAQDDKGQLSTFIEACRAWKDATGELPIDLTIVIEGEEEVGSKNFVPFLDAHKKDLAADFALVCDTGMWDPATPAITTSLRGLVYEEVKIKAANRDLHSGVYGGGAQNPIRVLTRILGGLHDEHGRITIPGFYDGVKDLPPEILAQWKGLNLTAESFLGPIGLSIPAGEDDRLLIEQLISRPTCDINGIVGGYTGEGSKTVIAAEASAKVSFRIVEGQDPNKIRDAFRAYVTARLPGDCRAEFLDHSNGAAIALPWDMKPLTAASRALTEEWGKEAVLIGSGASIPIVADFKRTLGLDSVLIGFGLDDDNIHSPNEKYNLTSFQKGIRSWVRILGALADAPR; from the coding sequence ATGTCCGCCAGCTCTCACGTTCAAACGGTGCTTGCCCGCGCCGATGCCGATTTCGACTCCGCGTTGCAGCGGCTGTTCGCACTGTTGCGGATCAAGTCGATCTCGGCCGATCCGGCGTTCGCAGCGGACTGCAAGGCGGCGGCTGAGCATCTTTGCGCCGACATCGCGTCGATCGGATTTGATGCCGAGGTGAGGCCGACCGCCGGTCATCCGGCGATCGTGGCGAAGGCCAAGAGCAACACCGGCAACCGGCCGCACGCGCTGTTCTATGGCCACTATGACGTGCAGCCGGTCGATCCCTTGGAGCTGTGGCACCGGCCGCCGTTCGAGCCGGTGATCGCGGACCACGCCGACGGCCGCAAGATCATCGTGGCGCGCGGCGCGCAGGACGACAAAGGCCAGCTCTCGACCTTCATCGAAGCCTGCCGTGCTTGGAAGGACGCGACCGGCGAACTGCCGATCGATCTGACCATCGTGATCGAGGGCGAAGAAGAAGTCGGTTCGAAGAACTTCGTGCCGTTCCTCGACGCGCACAAGAAGGATCTCGCTGCCGATTTCGCGCTGGTCTGCGACACCGGGATGTGGGACCCGGCGACGCCGGCGATCACCACCTCGCTGCGCGGCCTCGTCTATGAAGAGGTGAAGATCAAGGCGGCGAACCGCGATCTGCATTCCGGCGTGTACGGCGGCGGCGCGCAGAATCCGATCCGGGTGCTGACGCGGATTCTCGGCGGCCTGCACGACGAGCACGGCCGCATCACCATTCCGGGCTTTTACGACGGCGTGAAAGATCTGCCGCCGGAGATTTTGGCGCAGTGGAAGGGGCTGAACCTGACCGCCGAGAGTTTTCTCGGCCCGATCGGGTTGTCGATCCCCGCCGGTGAGGACGATCGTCTATTGATCGAGCAGCTGATCTCGCGGCCGACCTGCGATATCAACGGCATCGTCGGCGGTTACACCGGCGAGGGATCGAAAACGGTGATCGCGGCAGAGGCCTCGGCCAAGGTGTCGTTCCGCATCGTCGAAGGGCAGGACCCGAACAAGATCCGCGATGCGTTCCGCGCTTATGTCACCGCCCGGCTGCCGGGCGATTGCCGCGCCGAATTCCTCGATCACTCCAACGGGGCAGCGATCGCGCTGCCGTGGGACATGAAGCCGCTCACCGCGGCGAGCCGCGCACTGACCGAGGAGTGGGGCAAGGAGGCCGTGCTGATCGGCTCGGGCGCATCGATTCCGATCGTCGCCGATTTCAAGCGCACGCTCGGCCTCGATAGCGTGCTGATCGGCTTCGGTCTCGACGACGACAACATCCATTCGCCGAACGAGAAGTACAACCTCACCAGCTTCCAGAAGGGCATCCGCTCGTGGGTGCGGATTCTCGGTGCGCTGGCCGACGCACCGCGTTGA